Proteins co-encoded in one Prunus persica cultivar Lovell chromosome G6, Prunus_persica_NCBIv2, whole genome shotgun sequence genomic window:
- the LOC18772897 gene encoding IRK-interacting protein, translating into MAGKVSNFSDLIQRVAASCLLHPLAAGRHNPGNSPVSRGGDDEEDEACENESCDEHDEDDEEEEDEGEIADGGLGFRAREDRGTSTKTKTEVMEMEMAMREVFDAVSAMKKAYVSLQEAHSPWDPEKLRTADVAVVGELRKLGVLRERFRRRCTAGGGGGGGSGVVMTASTLREVVAPYEAAVEELKREVKSREVEIQNLKEKLNGVVSISHSKKGRSLSRRKVGCSSQAQVAVAPAPELFEATMSQVREASKSFTSLLLSLMRGAHWDIAAAVRSIEAATVTAITAGSLSTSSIIATQNGNAKYALQSYISRKLFQGFDHETFYMDGSLSSLLNPDQHRRDCFARYRDFKAMDPTELLGILPTCQFGKFCNAKYLAIVHPKMEESLFGDLEQRRHVVDGGHPRSEFYGEFLGLAKAVWLLHLLAFSLDPAPSQFEASRGAEFHPDYMDSVVKFAGGRVPSGQVVGFPVSPGFKLGNGSVIKARVYLVNRN; encoded by the exons ATGGCGGGAAAGGTTTCGAATTTCTCGGATCTGATTCAGCGAGTGGCGGCTTCTTGCTTGCTACACCCTCTCGCCGCCGGCCGGCACAATCCTGGCAACTCGCCGGTGAGTCGAGGCGGTGACGACGAGGAGGATGAAGCGTGCGAGAACGAGAGCTGCGACGAGCATGACGAGGACgacgaagaggaagaagatgaaggtgAGATTGCAGACggaggtttagggtttagggctcGGGAGGATCGGGGGACGTCGACGAAGACGAAGACGGAGGtgatggagatggagatggCAATGAGGGAGGTGTTCGACGCCGTTTCAGCAATGAAGAAGGCGTACGTCAGCCTCCAAGAGGCCCACAGCCCGTGGGACCCGGAGAAGCTCAGAACAGCTGACGTGGCGGTGGTGGGTGAGCTGAGAAAACTCGGGGTGCTCAGAGAGAGATTTCGAAGAAGATGCACCGctggcggcggcggcggcggagGTAGCGGAGTAGTAATGACGGCGAGTACATTGAGAGAGGTGGTGGCGCCGTACGAGGCGGCGGTGGAGGAGCTGAAGAGAGAAGTGAAGTCCAGAGAAGTCGAGATCCAAAACCTCAAGGAGAAGCTAAACGGCGTCGTTAGCATCTCCCACTCTAAGAAGGGCAGGTCTCTGTCTAGGAGGAAGGTCGGCTGCAGCAGTCAAGCTCAAG TCGCAGTAGCTCCGGCGCCGGAGCTGTTCGAGGCGACGATGAGCCAAGTGAGAGAGGCATCGAAGTCGTTCACATCGCTgctcctctctctcatgcGCGGGGCCCACTGGGACATCGCCGCCGCCGTCCGATCAATCGAAGCCGCCACCGTTACCGCCATCACTGCCGGATCGTTGAGCACGTCGTCGATCATCGCGACGCAAAACGGCAACGCCAAGTACGCGTTGCAGTCGTACATTTCACGAAAGCTCTTCCAGGGCTTCGACCACGAGACCTTCTACATGGACGGCAGCCTCTCCTCGCTGCTCAACCCGGACCAGCACCGCCGCGACTGCTTCGCGCGGTACCGGGACTTCAAGGCCATGGACCCCACCGAGCTGCTCGGGATCCTGCCCACGTGTCAGTTCGGGAAGTTTTGCAACGCCAAGTACCTGGCGATCGTTCATCCCAAGATGGAGGAGTCGTTGTTTGGGGACTTGGAGCAGAGACGACATGTCGTAGACGGAGGGCACCCGAGGAGTGAGTTTTACGGGGAGTTTTTGGGGCTGGCGAAGGCAGTGTGGTTGCTGCATTTGCTGGCGTTTTCGCTGGACCCGGCTCCGAGTCAGTTCGAGGCGAGTCGAGGAGCCGAGTTTCATCCGGATTATATGGATAGTGTTGTGAAGTTTGCGGGCGGGCGGGTTCCCTCGGGTCAGGTTGTCGGGTTTCCGGTGAGTCCGGGGTTTAAGTTGGGGAACGGGTCGGTGATTAAGGCCAGGGTTTATCTGGTAAACCGGAATTAG
- the LOC18771938 gene encoding uncharacterized protein LOC18771938, with the protein MRKVYKGGEPKKERRRRKMACCGRPNRSDIHLSNEEEAEIESKTREFFDGVTPKRHTKPQRSEYTSSQYVDALSNSNKESEIPELVEFQRLENDTEKIVVNGSEVGEEFVETDYYKDLNCVDKQHHTTGTGFIKVPNKSDKNYNLAPDTNTDCHASCQCNPATNDWIPDAADSAPLPSGKPGRSEN; encoded by the exons ATGAGGAAAGTATACAAAGGAGGAGAAccgaaaaaggaaagaagaagaagaaaaatggcgTGCTGTGGGAGGCCAAACAGGAGTGACATTCATTTGTCAAATGAAGAAGAGGCAGAGATAGAGTCAAAGACAAGAGAATTCTTCGATGGAGTCACTCCCAAACGTCACACTAAGCCTCAACGTAGCGAATACACATCATCTCAATACGTCGATGCTCTCTCTAACTCTAATAAAGAGTCAGAAATTCCTGAACTTGTTGAGTTCCAACGTCTGGAAAATGATACTGAG AAAATAGTTGTGAATGGAAGTGAGGTTGGGGAGGAGTTTGTGGAAACAGATTACTATAAGGATCTGAATTGTGTTGACAAGCAGCACCACACAACAGGAACAGGGTTTATCAAAGTACCCAACAAAAGTGACAAAAATTACAACCTGGCACCTGATACCAACACTGACTGCCATGCCTCTTGCCAGTGTAACCCAGCAACCAATGACTGGATCCCAGATGCTGCTGATTCA GCACCCCTTCCTTCAGGCAAGCCAGGCAGGAGTGAGAATTAG